In one window of Cytophagia bacterium CHB2 DNA:
- a CDS encoding virulence RhuM family protein — MKEDPSQSQLIFYQTEDRQTRLEVRFAGETVWLTLNQLAELFQRDKSVISRHIRNVFEEGELPRERTVAKFATAQQEGDREVSREAEYFNLDVIISVGYRVKSLRGTQFRIWATQRLREYIVKGFTLDDERLKQVGGGGYFDELLARLRRWRKISRRPWRRSRNCQGAQNKEVAQITITRFTHAPNHRKSFRNLR, encoded by the coding sequence GATCGGCAGACGCGTCTCGAGGTGCGGTTTGCGGGCGAGACGGTGTGGCTCACGCTCAATCAATTGGCCGAACTATTCCAGCGGGATAAGTCGGTTATTTCCCGGCACATTCGTAATGTCTTCGAAGAAGGCGAGCTTCCCCGCGAACGAACTGTTGCAAAATTTGCAACAGCTCAACAAGAGGGTGACCGCGAAGTAAGCCGCGAGGCCGAGTACTTCAACCTCGACGTCATCATCTCCGTCGGCTATCGGGTGAAGTCATTGCGCGGCACACAGTTTCGCATTTGGGCGACGCAGCGGCTGCGCGAATATATTGTGAAAGGCTTCACGCTGGATGACGAGCGGCTGAAGCAAGTCGGCGGCGGAGGCTATTTCGACGAGCTGCTCGCGCGCCTTCGCCGGTGGAGAAAGATTTCGAGGAGGCCGTGGAGAAGATCAAGAAACTGTCAGGGGGCGCAAAACAAAGAAGTTGCCCAGATAACGATCACGAGGTTTACCCATGCCCCAAACCACCGAAAAAGCTTTCGAAACTTACGTTGA